From the genome of Leptospira andrefontaineae, one region includes:
- a CDS encoding four helix bundle protein, whose amino-acid sequence MNSKVQTSQAEAEFPSEYYFSTEIPIRKIDLSLDIHVSFASVLDLVMEAHLQFFQYLGYSVTDIHGNSIIFANASIQYQGELLYKDKVIIDVSLDNLGEKSFDLYFRLSKRNRAEKVSIVKIRVLFFDYKLRKVVPIPSEFKQKFDTGKYIKMQSPEIGKEISSAVGPDGFVFGFRKLEVWNLAHVFLLHLYELCESWKGKVEPSLLEHIRSISSLLPVRIAGAWGTRIRAEKVKNILRAKVHLEELRYLLILVADLGKVDPSQELDDLQTINSHLKKYLNKVRTGETRKIR is encoded by the coding sequence TATTTTTCGACGGAGATACCGATCCGCAAGATCGATCTGAGTTTGGACATACATGTTTCTTTCGCAAGTGTATTGGACCTTGTGATGGAAGCTCACCTTCAATTCTTCCAATACCTAGGTTATTCAGTCACTGATATACATGGGAATAGCATTATATTCGCAAATGCTTCCATACAATACCAGGGAGAATTATTATATAAAGATAAAGTGATTATAGACGTTTCCTTGGATAATTTAGGGGAGAAGTCATTCGATCTATATTTTAGACTTTCTAAAAGAAACAGAGCGGAGAAGGTCTCAATCGTAAAGATCAGAGTTTTATTCTTTGATTATAAACTTAGAAAGGTAGTTCCGATCCCTTCCGAGTTTAAGCAGAAATTCGATACCGGCAAGTATATCAAGATGCAAAGCCCGGAGATCGGAAAAGAGATCTCGAGCGCAGTCGGTCCTGACGGATTCGTATTCGGATTTCGTAAATTAGAAGTATGGAATCTGGCACATGTGTTCCTTCTTCATTTATACGAACTTTGTGAGAGCTGGAAAGGAAAAGTAGAGCCGAGTCTTTTGGAACATATCAGATCTATTTCTTCCTTATTGCCTGTTCGGATCGCAGGAGCTTGGGGCACAAGAATTCGTGCTGAAAAAGTAAAAAATATACTAAGAGCAAAAGTACATTTAGAAGAGTTAAGATATCTTCTCATCTTAGTAGCGGATCTTGGAAAAGTAGATCCTTCTCAAGAGTTGGATGATCTTCAGACAATCAATTCTCATCTCAAAAAATATCTGAACAAAGTCAGGACCGGAGAAACTAGAAAGATCCGATGA
- a CDS encoding ROK family protein, producing the protein MSSIIGVDIGAQSIKACITDPSGKIFSQSDRKTGPEMDSKLFLSSLEEQISELISGSTDQIKGIGLGSPGPIDKENGILISSANLPLLKNVPLVDFLKKKFNVPVYYDNDANCAALGEYWFGEGKTSSNLIVLTLGTGLGGGWVFQGKLFDGYLGNSMEVGHTTIHPGGALCGCGQRGCAEAYFSASGFSSRFFEKTGSKLSDVETLFDLASQDHKEANEILEEGIESLAQLIRNLIHLLNPEHIVLSGGIAKSYPFFGKRLENRVREIIFPIFKEYVKILPGKSVTGALGAASLCLDNKT; encoded by the coding sequence ATGAGTTCTATCATAGGCGTGGATATCGGCGCCCAAAGTATAAAAGCCTGTATTACTGATCCGTCCGGCAAAATTTTCTCTCAATCCGATCGAAAGACCGGACCGGAGATGGATTCTAAACTTTTTTTATCTTCTCTGGAAGAACAGATCTCCGAATTGATCTCAGGTTCCACGGATCAAATAAAAGGTATTGGGCTTGGAAGTCCAGGACCAATAGATAAAGAAAATGGAATATTGATCTCTTCTGCAAATCTTCCCTTATTAAAAAATGTTCCTCTAGTAGATTTCCTAAAGAAGAAGTTTAACGTTCCTGTGTATTACGATAATGATGCAAACTGTGCAGCATTAGGAGAGTATTGGTTTGGAGAAGGTAAAACTTCTTCCAATCTGATCGTTCTTACGTTGGGGACCGGACTAGGCGGAGGATGGGTTTTCCAAGGAAAACTGTTCGATGGTTATCTTGGCAACTCTATGGAAGTAGGACATACTACGATCCATCCAGGCGGGGCCCTTTGCGGATGCGGACAAAGAGGATGTGCGGAAGCTTATTTTAGTGCGAGTGGATTCTCTTCTAGATTTTTTGAAAAAACAGGCTCAAAACTTTCAGATGTGGAAACTCTATTCGATCTGGCTTCTCAAGATCATAAGGAAGCAAATGAGATCTTAGAAGAAGGGATCGAAAGTTTAGCGCAACTCATTCGTAATCTAATCCATCTACTCAATCCTGAGCATATTGTATTATCCGGAGGAATAGCTAAGTCCTATCCCTTTTTCGGAAAACGACTTGAAAACAGGGTGAGAGAAATCATATTTCCCATATTCAAAGAATACGTAAAGATACTTCCAGGTAAATCAGTCACTGGTGCACTGGGAGCAGCAAGTTTATGTTTGGATAATAAAACATGA
- a CDS encoding LA_2478/LA_2722/LA_4182 family protein → MIHIRVLILFLTGIVLMISCSKSPEDKIMALAPRFQKALCSKMIECSKDDIAKIPPQYRATLPIFMQSEEGCISYFKESFDTAREQRKSAKKELTEETVASFEACIVGLETTTCEPFKGERGPRLGVPGCENLEKISKPESP, encoded by the coding sequence ATGATACATATTAGAGTTTTAATACTATTCCTCACCGGAATTGTCCTTATGATTTCTTGTTCGAAATCTCCTGAAGACAAAATTATGGCATTAGCTCCTCGGTTCCAGAAAGCGCTTTGTTCTAAAATGATTGAGTGTAGTAAGGACGATATCGCAAAGATACCTCCCCAATATAGGGCGACTCTTCCTATTTTTATGCAATCCGAAGAAGGATGTATTTCTTATTTTAAGGAGAGTTTCGATACGGCTAGGGAGCAAAGAAAGTCTGCAAAGAAAGAGTTAACCGAAGAGACTGTTGCTTCCTTCGAAGCTTGTATAGTAGGATTGGAAACCACCACTTGCGAACCTTTTAAAGGAGAAAGAGGCCCAAGACTAGGAGTGCCAGGTTGCGAGAATTTGGAAAAAATCTCAAAACCGGAATCTCCATAA
- a CDS encoding PP2C family protein-serine/threonine phosphatase, which produces MKLRYYAITDKGNFRSHNEDSFLALDSLVCGQTHGESDTVRELDTEQYSGLFALADGLGGHEAGEIASRVALEKLAWMEKAIRPIEELPSSGWKNLIRKINNEVNAYGESIGKPKMGTTLVGCLLGKRKSWIFNVGDSRLYHLTKEGLSKVTVDHNIGEELGSSYGRNLLTSCIGGGTKSIEVDTFDYSGKLSPGDFILICTDGLTEVLNIDQIEKIMREHEDLRETCRILSEEANLRLTRDNHTIVIIKIDSV; this is translated from the coding sequence ATGAAACTCCGGTATTATGCAATCACTGACAAGGGAAACTTTCGTTCACATAACGAAGATTCTTTTTTGGCATTAGATAGTTTGGTCTGCGGCCAAACTCATGGAGAATCTGATACTGTTCGTGAATTAGATACGGAACAATATTCCGGATTATTTGCCTTAGCTGACGGCCTTGGTGGACATGAAGCGGGAGAGATCGCAAGTAGAGTCGCTTTAGAAAAACTTGCATGGATGGAAAAAGCGATCCGTCCCATCGAAGAATTACCATCTTCCGGTTGGAAGAACCTAATCCGTAAAATTAATAATGAAGTTAATGCCTACGGAGAATCCATAGGAAAACCAAAAATGGGAACTACTTTAGTTGGTTGTCTTTTGGGAAAAAGAAAATCCTGGATCTTTAATGTAGGAGACAGCCGACTCTATCATCTTACTAAAGAGGGACTTAGTAAGGTAACAGTAGATCATAATATTGGAGAAGAGTTGGGTTCCAGTTATGGCCGAAATCTTTTGACAAGTTGTATCGGCGGTGGAACTAAAAGTATAGAAGTTGATACATTCGATTATTCAGGAAAATTATCTCCGGGAGATTTTATACTGATCTGCACGGATGGTCTCACCGAGGTCTTAAACATAGATCAAATAGAAAAGATCATGAGAGAACATGAGGATCTAAGAGAAACTTGCAGGATCCTTTCGGAAGAAGCGAATCTAAGGCTGACTAGAGACAATCATACGATCGTGATCATCAAAATAGATTCAGTTTGA
- a CDS encoding lysylphosphatidylglycerol synthase transmembrane domain-containing protein: protein MKKLLLGIGISVLSLSFLFWNLDLSGFSSILERWKPIFLVPFFVAILWGLYLFSWRWYLLLNKKVPFKTALLSAYIGVGANQFLPARGGDIFRLYLCKKGDNIGYGSLVSGIFLEKVLDFSFIFCAGLGALFILGVNGSETKILFPLLGIFGIFSTLVIVRLFHKRLISLGEFLFSKIGKKEFFSEKLAPQISELGSFLTFRNVFSYGVLTAGTWLLGYAIHYTLLQYLVGIHLSPLETVFIMFCGAVGVMVPSAPSGAGVYHASITSGFVLLGRESSEGLVYATTVHLGQMVALGILTAILYVYWSFTEKEKAR, encoded by the coding sequence TTGAAAAAATTATTACTCGGTATCGGGATCAGTGTTCTATCTCTGAGTTTTTTATTTTGGAATCTGGACCTTTCCGGTTTCTCTTCTATATTAGAAAGATGGAAACCGATCTTCTTAGTTCCGTTTTTTGTAGCGATTCTTTGGGGATTATATCTATTCTCTTGGAGATGGTATTTACTCTTAAATAAAAAAGTACCTTTCAAGACCGCACTTCTTTCTGCTTATATCGGAGTTGGAGCAAATCAATTCCTACCTGCAAGAGGAGGAGATATTTTCCGTCTTTATCTTTGTAAAAAAGGAGACAATATAGGTTACGGAAGTTTGGTCAGTGGGATCTTTTTAGAAAAGGTCCTGGACTTCTCCTTTATATTCTGCGCAGGACTTGGTGCCCTTTTTATTTTAGGAGTCAACGGGTCCGAAACCAAAATACTATTTCCGCTTTTGGGAATTTTCGGGATCTTCTCCACTCTTGTAATCGTTCGTTTATTCCATAAACGTCTCATCTCCTTAGGAGAATTCCTATTTTCCAAAATAGGAAAAAAAGAATTTTTCTCGGAAAAATTAGCTCCACAGATCTCAGAGCTTGGAAGTTTTTTAACTTTTCGTAATGTTTTTAGTTACGGGGTTTTGACGGCTGGCACATGGCTTTTAGGTTATGCGATCCATTACACTCTTCTTCAATATTTAGTTGGGATCCATTTAAGCCCTTTAGAAACAGTATTTATCATGTTTTGCGGAGCAGTAGGAGTAATGGTTCCATCTGCACCGTCTGGAGCAGGAGTATATCATGCTTCTATTACATCCGGATTTGTATTATTAGGCAGAGAAAGTTCGGAAGGTCTAGTATATGCAACCACAGTTCATTTAGGACAGATGGTTGCACTCGGGATCTTAACTGCTATACTTTATGTGTATTGGTCTTTTACTGAAAAAGAAAAAGCCAGATAA
- a CDS encoding SDR family NAD(P)-dependent oxidoreductase produces the protein MKDKVALVTGGNAGIGKAIVLEFVSRGAKVIFCGRREEEGKKTEEEISKLGGNVKFFRCDVSDDSQVKELVQKVESEFGGLDYAVNNAAVGGLATDLHQYPEKVWDKVIAVDLKGTWLCMKHEIELLLKRGGGSIVNVSSIAGLVGADWKVAPYSAAKHGVVGLTKSAALEYAEKKIRVNAVCPGFIRTEMLEGLFNSSSDPKEAEKKITRLHPVNRLSEPSEVAKAAVWLCSEESSFITGVALPVDGGYTAK, from the coding sequence ATGAAAGATAAGGTTGCATTAGTTACGGGCGGGAACGCAGGGATCGGAAAAGCAATCGTACTGGAATTTGTTTCCAGAGGTGCAAAGGTAATATTCTGCGGAAGAAGAGAAGAAGAAGGAAAAAAAACCGAAGAGGAAATTTCCAAATTGGGAGGAAATGTAAAGTTCTTCCGATGTGATGTATCCGACGATTCTCAAGTAAAAGAATTAGTACAAAAAGTCGAGTCTGAATTCGGAGGCCTGGACTATGCAGTGAATAATGCTGCGGTCGGAGGACTCGCAACTGATCTGCATCAATACCCGGAAAAAGTTTGGGATAAGGTGATCGCAGTGGATCTAAAAGGCACTTGGCTTTGTATGAAACATGAAATAGAACTTCTTTTGAAAAGAGGAGGGGGTTCTATCGTAAATGTTTCTTCTATCGCGGGATTGGTCGGAGCAGATTGGAAGGTGGCTCCATATTCCGCAGCAAAACATGGAGTAGTTGGGCTCACAAAATCCGCAGCATTAGAATACGCAGAAAAAAAGATCAGAGTGAACGCAGTTTGTCCGGGATTTATTCGAACAGAAATGTTAGAAGGATTATTTAATTCTTCGTCTGATCCGAAAGAAGCGGAGAAAAAAATTACCAGATTACATCCGGTCAATCGGCTTTCTGAACCGAGTGAGGTCGCTAAGGCGGCAGTTTGGTTATGTTCCGAAGAATCTTCCTTTATTACCGGCGTGGCGCTTCCTGTGGATGGCGGCTATACTGCTAAATAA
- a CDS encoding histidine triad nucleotide-binding protein, with translation MTDSCIFCKLINKEIPAKIIFEDENLLAFHDIAPQAPTHVLVIPKKHIVDIDKTNAEDKALLGEILYRATEIARSLGLNKEGFRIVNNMGLLGGQTVFHLHFHILGGRQMKWPPG, from the coding sequence ATGACAGATTCCTGTATATTTTGCAAACTTATCAACAAAGAGATCCCGGCTAAGATCATCTTCGAGGATGAGAATCTATTAGCTTTTCATGATATTGCCCCCCAGGCTCCCACTCATGTTCTGGTCATTCCTAAAAAACATATCGTAGACATAGACAAAACCAATGCAGAGGACAAGGCTCTTTTGGGAGAAATTTTATATAGAGCTACTGAAATCGCAAGATCTCTCGGACTCAATAAAGAAGGTTTCCGTATTGTGAATAATATGGGACTACTCGGCGGCCAAACAGTATTCCATCTACATTTCCATATACTTGGTGGAAGACAAATGAAATGGCCTCCTGGCTGA
- a CDS encoding tetratricopeptide repeat protein — MIFVILVAAGIILIVAAGSFLIQSKKDSFEKALALAAMGNYVDSRILIRDILDSNPSNTRAHFIMAKIYAMEGDYNNEAKHLDKIKKIGSFDKEISEVAVSNRLADIYYQQDLYEEAVFHYSDTLSVDPDNLEACIRIGFMAIGQKEFGIADKFLSRIPDEKIKMPALLLGKGVVAGILRKGDPKSYFQKAFEEDPTSSVGGFLYAVSLSRAGEHDEAIRVANSVVDVVTDEYVRYTLFQFIMLEFILKGNWNEALKHARLCMEIARNNGWKQEMIDSDFHFSLIAVHMGRLEDASEYLIEAESERVDDDRIIELANYKYQVETKRLELGKVSKSGFLPEQELGKLFTELFPVERYYEISGLKSSKSFHIKGIIDEEGNKIVIDVNKIGISAMDHYRSLKGVDFKNLCVKVVLALNYTVSREIPNKEGDGVNFQGLNKTDKETRALFKFRKWKDAKISDIFLRDTLGQVKDMALDKAFIIGDADFTEGARRFLADNPSRLSVLYGRDLEELLKKALKSQG, encoded by the coding sequence ATGATCTTTGTAATTCTCGTAGCAGCTGGAATCATCCTGATCGTCGCGGCAGGTTCTTTTCTCATTCAATCCAAAAAGGATTCATTTGAGAAAGCTCTAGCTTTGGCGGCTATGGGAAATTACGTCGACTCTCGTATCCTCATCCGAGATATTCTAGATTCCAATCCATCTAACACTCGGGCTCATTTTATCATGGCGAAAATTTACGCTATGGAGGGCGATTATAATAACGAAGCAAAACATTTAGATAAGATCAAAAAGATCGGAAGCTTCGATAAGGAAATTTCAGAAGTAGCAGTTTCCAATCGTCTCGCGGATATATATTACCAACAAGATCTATATGAAGAAGCGGTATTCCATTACTCGGATACTCTTTCAGTGGACCCGGATAATCTAGAAGCTTGTATCCGAATCGGTTTTATGGCAATCGGGCAAAAAGAATTTGGGATCGCAGATAAGTTCCTTTCCAGGATTCCGGATGAGAAGATCAAAATGCCTGCATTACTCTTAGGAAAAGGTGTGGTTGCAGGGATCTTAAGGAAAGGCGATCCGAAATCGTATTTCCAAAAAGCATTCGAAGAAGATCCGACTTCTTCCGTAGGTGGTTTTTTATACGCTGTTTCTTTATCAAGAGCAGGAGAACATGATGAGGCGATCCGTGTAGCAAACTCTGTGGTAGATGTTGTCACAGACGAATATGTTCGTTACACATTATTCCAATTCATCATGTTGGAATTCATACTCAAAGGGAATTGGAACGAAGCTCTAAAACACGCAAGGCTTTGTATGGAGATTGCGAGAAATAACGGATGGAAACAAGAGATGATAGACTCCGATTTCCACTTCTCACTCATCGCAGTTCATATGGGAAGATTAGAAGATGCCAGCGAATATCTGATCGAGGCGGAATCCGAGAGAGTAGACGACGATCGTATCATTGAACTTGCAAATTATAAATACCAGGTTGAAACTAAAAGATTAGAACTCGGAAAAGTTTCCAAGAGCGGATTTCTTCCTGAGCAAGAACTCGGAAAATTATTCACAGAACTATTTCCAGTAGAACGTTATTATGAGATCTCAGGTTTAAAATCTTCTAAGTCCTTCCATATCAAAGGTATTATAGACGAAGAAGGTAATAAGATCGTAATCGATGTGAATAAGATAGGGATCAGCGCCATGGATCATTATAGGTCCTTGAAGGGTGTGGATTTCAAAAACCTATGCGTGAAAGTGGTTCTCGCTCTGAATTATACGGTGAGTAGAGAGATCCCAAACAAAGAAGGGGACGGAGTCAATTTCCAAGGTCTGAATAAAACTGATAAAGAAACCCGTGCACTTTTTAAATTCAGAAAATGGAAGGACGCTAAAATTTCTGACATATTCTTGAGAGATACCTTGGGCCAGGTAAAAGATATGGCTTTGGACAAGGCGTTTATCATAGGAGACGCGGACTTCACAGAAGGCGCTCGCAGATTTTTGGCGGATAATCCGTCCAGACTCTCGGTACTCTACGGAAGAGACTTAGAAGAACTTTTAAAAAAGGCGCTGAAATCCCAAGGCTAA
- a CDS encoding ABC transporter ATP-binding protein — MILRINNLSRHYGSTKAVNGISFDINQSDYVAIVGPSGSGKTTLLSMITGMLSSSAGEIYFDTLKLSSMSKAELARFRAKNIGLIFQFSELVSHLSVEENILLPALLVGKFDEQEYREKCEYLISSLNLHTIRNQLPSSLSGGQIQMAAIARALINEPEMLLADEPSGDLDPENSELVRKLLSDFNSRGLTILLVTHDMNLAFDAKTIYEMREGSFTRVVK; from the coding sequence ATGATCCTAAGGATTAATAATCTCTCCAGACATTACGGCTCCACCAAAGCAGTGAACGGGATCTCGTTCGATATCAACCAATCCGACTATGTCGCGATCGTAGGACCTTCCGGTTCCGGAAAAACCACACTTCTTTCCATGATCACCGGTATGCTGTCCAGCAGCGCCGGAGAAATTTACTTCGACACCTTAAAACTTTCCTCCATGAGCAAAGCGGAACTAGCTAGATTCAGAGCGAAAAACATAGGACTAATCTTCCAATTTTCGGAACTAGTTTCTCATCTAAGTGTAGAAGAGAATATTCTTCTTCCTGCATTATTAGTTGGAAAATTCGATGAACAAGAATATAGAGAAAAATGTGAATATCTGATCTCCAGTTTGAATCTTCATACAATACGAAACCAACTTCCAAGCAGTCTTTCCGGTGGACAGATCCAGATGGCTGCGATCGCAAGAGCACTCATCAACGAACCTGAAATGCTTCTTGCCGACGAACCTTCCGGTGACTTGGATCCAGAAAACAGTGAATTAGTACGTAAACTTCTCTCCGATTTTAATTCCAGAGGACTCACGATCTTACTCGTGACCCACGATATGAATCTTGCATTCGATGCAAAGACGATCTACGAAATGAGAGAAGGAAGTTTTACCAGAGTCGTTAAATGA
- a CDS encoding beta-ketoacyl-[acyl-carrier-protein] synthase family protein produces the protein MDKSKNGKNSRVVITGIGVILPNTFSVQDFWTNLSEGRSQLDFITRFPTENFPIKVAGEMNTFDWKKHLPDLSDKYSKNYNTETLALMAAMEEANKDAGITKGDLHPSRVGFIDSSSRASMAWWDFAWRKYLEEKDHNVFDRYSVLTSMASNPTNLTAINANIQGFVTTVSAACVGGHHAISLCYQAIRKGRAEVMYAGGHEFPLLQPLMMMYSDPMSRVMSLEKDNPKKGIRPYDKNRDGFLLGEGAVVLVMERLDRALQRGAKIYSEVLGTYSYNEADHAMRMDLTGKKATTGLRHLMKISGLRLGDIDYFCGHGTATHNNDLAESRAIGHLYEGRPKFHWAPVGSIKPIFGHTFGAAGIINVAATSLMLKNQTLCPTINLENPDPECDHDHVAEGARKAKIRYAISMAFAIGSQSSFVSLAAPEF, from the coding sequence ATGGATAAATCTAAAAACGGAAAAAACTCCCGGGTGGTCATCACCGGTATCGGAGTCATTCTTCCGAACACTTTTTCAGTACAAGACTTTTGGACAAATCTTTCAGAGGGAAGATCCCAACTGGATTTTATCACTCGTTTCCCGACGGAAAACTTCCCGATCAAGGTCGCGGGAGAGATGAATACTTTCGATTGGAAGAAACATCTTCCTGATCTGAGCGATAAATATTCTAAAAATTATAATACGGAAACTCTAGCTTTAATGGCTGCTATGGAAGAAGCCAATAAGGATGCAGGAATCACAAAGGGAGATTTACATCCTAGTAGAGTCGGTTTTATAGATTCTTCTTCCAGAGCTTCTATGGCTTGGTGGGATTTCGCTTGGAGAAAGTATTTAGAAGAAAAGGATCATAACGTGTTCGATCGTTATTCCGTTCTAACTTCTATGGCTTCTAATCCTACTAACTTAACTGCGATTAACGCGAATATCCAAGGTTTCGTAACCACTGTGTCCGCAGCTTGTGTGGGTGGTCATCACGCAATTAGTTTATGTTACCAGGCAATCAGAAAAGGCAGAGCGGAAGTTATGTATGCCGGCGGTCATGAATTCCCACTTCTGCAACCTTTGATGATGATGTATTCTGATCCGATGAGCCGGGTCATGTCTTTAGAAAAAGATAATCCTAAAAAAGGGATTCGTCCTTATGATAAAAACAGGGACGGATTTTTATTAGGAGAAGGCGCAGTCGTTCTTGTAATGGAAAGATTGGACAGGGCATTACAAAGAGGAGCCAAGATCTATTCAGAAGTTTTGGGAACTTATAGTTATAATGAAGCAGACCACGCAATGAGAATGGACTTAACAGGCAAAAAAGCCACTACCGGTCTCAGACATTTGATGAAGATCAGCGGACTTCGTTTGGGAGATATAGATTATTTCTGCGGACATGGAACTGCAACGCATAATAATGATTTGGCGGAGAGCCGTGCAATCGGTCATTTATATGAGGGTCGTCCTAAATTCCATTGGGCGCCTGTAGGTTCTATTAAACCGATATTCGGTCATACATTTGGAGCTGCGGGAATTATCAATGTTGCTGCGACCTCGCTTATGTTGAAAAATCAAACTCTATGTCCGACAATTAATCTGGAGAATCCAGATCCTGAATGTGACCATGATCATGTCGCAGAAGGAGCCAGAAAGGCGAAAATCAGATATGCAATTTCCATGGCATTTGCGATCGGAAGCCAATCTTCATTCGTAAGTTTGGCGGCTCCGGAATTTTGA
- a CDS encoding SiaB family protein kinase, with protein sequence MQLSKQYNVLKRTGVALLYKGPFSETTISSLNDLLKEKLEGEKKKNRILTVFVEMAQNVAHYSIERDEKSGIGILVLRRKAHNWELNCGNAITQEQATYLKGKIEEVKKLSQEELKQRYNEQIRSDRPEKSKGAGLGFFEIARKSDMPLVYQLEEADNGDLFFRLTARFLLEGAYSSGL encoded by the coding sequence ATGCAGTTATCAAAACAATATAATGTTCTTAAAAGGACCGGAGTAGCTCTTCTTTATAAAGGGCCTTTTTCGGAGACTACCATTTCTTCTTTAAATGATCTTCTAAAAGAAAAGTTAGAAGGAGAAAAGAAGAAGAATCGTATCCTTACAGTGTTTGTAGAAATGGCTCAGAATGTTGCTCACTACTCGATTGAAAGAGATGAAAAAAGTGGGATTGGCATTTTAGTTTTAAGAAGAAAGGCTCATAACTGGGAACTCAATTGCGGAAATGCAATCACTCAAGAACAAGCTACATACTTAAAAGGTAAAATAGAGGAAGTTAAAAAACTTTCCCAAGAAGAACTCAAACAAAGATACAATGAACAAATCCGTTCCGATAGACCTGAAAAAAGTAAGGGTGCCGGTTTAGGTTTTTTTGAAATAGCAAGAAAATCGGATATGCCTTTGGTATATCAATTAGAGGAGGCGGACAACGGGGATCTATTCTTCCGATTGACCGCCCGATTTCTGTTAGAAGGCGCCTATTCTTCCGGCTTATGA